The sequence GGCTACTACTGGACACGCGACTCGGAATCGTCGTCGTCATCGTCCTCGTCGGGCAGTTTCACGTCGCTGACGGCGATGTTGACCTCGACGACCTCCAGGCCCGTCATGCGCTCGACGGCCGCGACCACGTTCTCCCGTACGTCGCGGGCGACATCGGCGATCGACACGCCGTATTCGACGACGATCTCCAGGTCCAGCGCGGTCTGGGTCTCGCCGACCTCGGCCTTGACCCCACGGGTGACGGACTTGGAGCCGCCGGGGACCCGGTCGCGGACCGCCCCGAACGTCCGGGACAGGCCGCTGCCCATCGCGTGCACCCCGACGACGTCGCGCGCCGCCATGCCGGCGATCTTCTCGACGACCCCGTCCGCGATCGTCGTACGGCCGCGGGTCCCGGGGTCGCCTCCGCCGCGCTTGGTCAGGCCGCTGCCGCCCGAGGCGCCGCTGTCGGGGTTCTCGGGCCGGTTCCGCTGTGGGGTCTCGGTCATCGCCGTACTTCCCTTCGGGGCAGTTTGGACTTCTTCGCCCACATTAAGGGCGCTTGCCCCGACTCGCGCCATGGATACGGCAGTCTGGTGGCCATGACGACGGCTGACAGCCCGCACAGGGCCCACGCGTGGACGGCTGCGGTACGGCAACGGCTCTCGCTGGGCCGGCTGCTCCCTCTGGGCGGTCCGGCGGACGGCGCCTGGATCGCGGAGCGAGCCGCGGTCGCGGTGCTGCGCCGGGCGGTGGACGGCCAGGCGGCCGGGCCGGTGCTCGGTGAGCTGCGCATCGCCGTGGCCGACCCGGAGTCGGCTCCCGCCGCCCAGGTGCCCCCGCCCCCGAGCGCGCTGCCGCCGGGTCCCCTACGAATCGAGGCGACGATGACCGCGACGGCCGATCAGCCCCTTCCCGCAGCCGCCGAGGCGTTGCGCGCGGCCCTTCTGTCGGCCGCCGCGCGGCGGCTCGGCCTGGCGGTCACCGAGGTGGACCTGCGGGTGACGGGGCTGCTGGACGGCTCGTCCGAACGGGTGGAGCCGGAGCCGGTGGAGGTGCGCCCGGCGCCCGCGGAGAACGCGGCGGGGCAGGCGGCCGCCTCCGTGACCGGGGTGGCGGCGCTGACCGGTGTGCTGGGTCCGGCGGTGCGGATGGGCACCGGCCATGTGCAGGTCGAGCTGGCGACGGAGAGCGGGCACCGTGCGCTCGATGTGGCCCGCGCCGTGCGGGAGGCGGTGACGGAGGCGTCCGAGGGCCGGCCGTCGGTCGCGGTGCTGGTCACGGCGGTGTCCGGCGAGGCCACGCCGGGCTGACCGGAGGCGTGCGATGCCTCCGGCCGGCCCCGGGATCAGCCGAGGGCGCCCGCCAGGTCGCGGAGGCGGCGGCCCTGCGCGGCCCGTTCGGCGGCGCGCTGCTCCTCGTACGTACGCGAGACGGCGCCGCTCAGCAGCGCCTTGGTCTCGATGACGGCGTCACGCGGCGCGGAGATCAGGGCGCCGGCCAGGTCGCGGGCGGCGCCTTCCAGTTCGGCCGCGGGCACGACGAGGTTGGCCAGCCCGGTGCGCTCGGCCTCCTCGGCGTGGACGTAGCGGCCGGTGGCGCAGATCTCGAGCGCGCGGGCGTACCCCACGAGGTGCACCAGGGGGTGCGTACCGGTGAGGTCGGGCACCAGGCCCAGGCTGGTCTCGCGCATGGCGAACTGGACGTCCTCGGCAACGATGCGCAGGTCACAGGCGAGGGCGAGCTGGAAGCCCGCCCCGATGGCGTGCCCCTGGACGGCCGCGATCGTCACGATGTCGTTGCGGCGCCACCAGGTGAACGCCTCCTGGTACTCGGCGATCAGCGCGTCGAGGTCGGCCTCCGGGCCGCGCCCCATGTCGAGGAAGGACGGCTCACCGTCGAACCCCTCGGGGGTGAAGGCCTGGCGGTCGAGTCCGGCGGAGAACGACACGCCTTCGGCGCGCAGCACGACGACCCGCACACTGCCGGGCAGAGCCCGTCCGGCCTCGGTCAACGCCCGCCACAGAGCGGGAGACTGGGCGTTGCGCTTGGTCGGGTTGGTGAGGGTCACCGTGGCAACCGCGTCGTCGATGGTGAGTCGTACGCCGTCCTTGTCGAGCACGGAGTCGAGCGAGGTCATACGGAGCCTCCGGATCGGGTGCAGTCAGCACATGGAGCTAAGTGACTGAACAGTAACCACCGGATCGACCCTGCGGTCGACCGGGTGGCCGCACCCGGACCGGGAGCCCCCGGGGCCCTGACGTGCCCCGGTCCGCTGCCGGCCGTCAGGCCGTCGCGGCCTTCTTGCCTCGTGTGGCGCCGCCGCGTCCGCGGAGCGTCACTCCGGACTCGCTGAGCATCCGGTGGACGAATCCGTAGGAGCGGCCCGTTTCCTCGGCCAGCGCCCGGATGCTCGCACCGGAGTCGTACTTCTTCTTCAGGTCTGCCGCGAGCTTGTCGCGCGCGGCGCCGGTCACCCGGCTGCCCTTCTTCAGAGTCTCGGCCACCCGTGCCTCCTCATGGGAAGTGCGCTCTGGACTCTCATGATCACCCCTCACGCGCTTCCTGGCCACCCATTCGGCAAGGTCCGTGCGACCGGATTCACGCCCCGCGAGTGCGCCGGCGTGACCGGAATGCCTCATTCCAGCGGGTCGCGCCGGACAGTCGGCGGGCGCCTGGGGAGGAACGTCCAGGTCAGGGCCCGCACGGGGAGGAGGGCCGAAATGGGTGCGCCCGGCAGCTGTCCGCCGGGCGCCGCGCCGAGGTACGAGACGTACTCACACAGATGACGGATCCCGGATAGGCCGAATGATCCAGTGCGGGGGGATCAGGCCAGCGCGACCAGGTCCCGGTAGTCCGCACCCCACAGGTCCTCGATCCCGTCCGGGAGCAGGATGATCCGCTCCGGCTGCAGGGCCTCGACCGCGCCCTCGTCGTGCGTGACGAGGACGACCGCGCCCTTGTACGTACGCAGCGCGCCGAGGATCTCCTCGCGGCTGGCCGGGTCGAGGTTGTTGGTGGGCTCGTCGAGCAGGAGCACGTTGGCGGAGGAGACGACCAGCGTCGCCAGGGCGAGACGGGTCTTCTCGCCGCCGGAGAGCACCCCGGCGGGCTTGTCCACGTCGTCCCCGGAGAACAGGAACGAACCGAGTGTCTTGCGGACCGCGACGAGGTCGAGGTCGGGCGCGGCGGAGCGCATGTTCTCCAGGACCGTGCGGTCGGGGTCCAGGGTCTCGTGCTCCTGGGCGTAGTAGCCCAGCTTGAGGCCGTGGCCCTCGACGATCTGGCCGGTGTCGGGCTGCTCGGCGCCGCCGAGCAGCCGCAGCAGCGTCGTCTTGCCGGCGCCGTTGAGGCCGAGGATGACCACGCGGGAGCCCTTGTCGATCGCGAGGTCGACGTCGGTGAAGATCTCCAGGGAGCCGTAGGACTTCGACAGCCCCTCCGCCATCAGGGGCGTCTTGCCGCACGGCGAGGG is a genomic window of Streptomyces sp. NBC_00708 containing:
- a CDS encoding Asp23/Gls24 family envelope stress response protein, translated to MTETPQRNRPENPDSGASGGSGLTKRGGGDPGTRGRTTIADGVVEKIAGMAARDVVGVHAMGSGLSRTFGAVRDRVPGGSKSVTRGVKAEVGETQTALDLEIVVEYGVSIADVARDVRENVVAAVERMTGLEVVEVNIAVSDVKLPDEDDDDDDSESRVQ
- a CDS encoding enoyl-CoA hydratase/isomerase family protein, with translation MTSLDSVLDKDGVRLTIDDAVATVTLTNPTKRNAQSPALWRALTEAGRALPGSVRVVVLRAEGVSFSAGLDRQAFTPEGFDGEPSFLDMGRGPEADLDALIAEYQEAFTWWRRNDIVTIAAVQGHAIGAGFQLALACDLRIVAEDVQFAMRETSLGLVPDLTGTHPLVHLVGYARALEICATGRYVHAEEAERTGLANLVVPAAELEGAARDLAGALISAPRDAVIETKALLSGAVSRTYEEQRAAERAAQGRRLRDLAGALG
- a CDS encoding helix-turn-helix domain-containing protein, with the protein product MAETLKKGSRVTGAARDKLAADLKKKYDSGASIRALAEETGRSYGFVHRMLSESGVTLRGRGGATRGKKAATA